The nucleotide window TTTGCCGCATATTTCACACATTTTTGACATGATAAACTCCTTCAATGTTGCGATGTTTGGTTCATAACGAAAATCAGACTATATACTGACTATCCAAAAAATTGGCAAGCGTTTTTTGCCAACTTTCAGCCTCTGACTGTGCGAAGCTCCACGGTCCACCTCGTTTTTGATCTTATTCTTGCAGGAGTGGCTTAAGCCACTCCTGCAAGGACAGGTCTAAATTACGTAATCGTTCACCAGAAGCGTTGAACGTGCGGATTTCACTGGACTGTAAACGTTTACCGGGTGCCCCAGATGCGCGATTTATATTGACCCGCTTTGTCGGTCAATAAAGCGGTCTGCGAAGTGTGCTAGTTGCACATGAGCAGGCCGCTAACAAAGCATATGGGGTGCCCGGTAAACGTTTACTAAATTACTATCACTTGCACTGGCGGGATTATGAAGCGCTCTATTTTTGCTCTTGTACGATGTAACCCAACAACAATGGCACCTTGGGTGTTGGGTTACGCTTTGCTAACCCAACCTACGAGAATGCGGAATACGTTATGTTCTATGGCGCTAGGCATTGCCGTTTTTTTTTCTCTGATCTCATCCGTCCAGGCCCGAGATACTCTCTCGGTTGACCGGGACATGGTAATCCAGGAGAATTTTCTAGGGATCAATGCCGTTCATCATGGGTTTTCTTATCTGCCTGAATCGCGGGAGATGGGTATGACTGATTCTCTCCGGGCTTTGGAGTTGGCTCGGGTTAAGGCGGCTGGCATCCGCATTGCCAGGACCATGTACCGTCCCGATTGGGCCATGGGTGATGGTCCGTGGCTTCGGCCTGACTGGAATTCTGTCAAGATGAAGGCGCTCTACGCCTGGTTGGCCGACATGCAGAGGATTGGTGTCGATGTGGCCTTGAATATGGGGTGGTGGTTCCCCCGCGATGTCATTTGGAATCGGGATCAGCACCTTGCCACCTATCCCGCCGATCGTGACAGCTATTGCCAGTGGGTGAGCGAGTCTATTCACCAGATTGTCCAGGTGCGAGGCTTTACCAATGTTAAGTATATTTTTATGTTTACCGAGCCATCAGATGGGTATGGCGATACTCCTCATGCCAAGAAGGTTTGGGATTATTATAAAGATGTGCTGTTGGCTGCCAACCGGCGATTGGTTGATGATGGCCGCCGACACTTGGTGAAGATCATTGGCCCAAATACCTCGCAGGCGCCTCTGTGGCTTGATGAGACAACCCGTGAGTTGAATGATGTCGTCGATATTTATGCCAGTCATACCTATAACTTGACGACCTATCAGGCGTGGTATGAGGTTGCGCTGCAAGTTAAGAGCGCTGTAGCGAAAACTGGAAAGCCATTCTGGATTGATGAATATGGAGTCCAGGATATCGGTCTTCGCCAGAGTGGCCGTTATGGAACGTTGCTTGCCGAGGCCAATGCGGCATTTATCAATGCTGGGGCCCAGACCTCGATGATCTGGTTGTTGAGCGACCAGTATTATCCTGCGCCCATCAAGTATATTACCAATGGTGATTCCTTCCTGGACGGAAAGCATAGTTGGGGGCTCTTCCCCTGGCTTGCGGAGAGTTCGGCAACTCGTCCTGCCTGGGATGCCTTCGTGCTTATGAGCCGTCTTCTCGGTGAATCGGGAGGCAAGGTGGCACTGACTAAAGGTCTGGTTGAAATGCCTGTGGTTGCTATTGAGCGGGACGGGGGAGGCTTGCGGGTAATGGTGGTGAATGGAGGGCAGGGGAGGCGAGAGTTTGCTGTTTCCTTGTCAAGGCCGGTTGTCGCACCCTTGCATCGTTATGTTTATAGTCCGGAAGGGGCTCCCCGTATCCGGATTGGCAAGGCAGAGTTGCTTGAGGAGGCAGGAGCGCAATCGATCCAAGATACTCTTGATTCCGGCGAGGTGGCGATTTACAGCACTGACAAGGTCGAGATTGATGGGCTGGGGAGTGATCAGGGTGGGGCAGGGGAGGAGAGTAAGAATCTTGCCTTTCGGAAACCGGTCGAAGCGTCGAGTGTCGATCCGGATTGGCCTGCTGCGGATCTCACCGATGGTAGGCGGTTGACTTCCTGGCGGTCATCAGGTGGTAAGCGGGGGCATGGAGAACATGTTACGGTCGATCTCGGGCAAGTCTATACAATAAGGTTAGTGGAAATCGCCCCCGGGTATGATGGCGCGACATCGATAGTCAACTCGATCGGTGATGTGAGCGTAACCCTGTCCGAGAACGGCAAGAGGTGGCATCGGGTGTCAATCAAAGCCAGTACGGAGGAGGTGGGCGCGGTGATGATCGCCTCCTTCCCGCCACGAAACGCTCGCTTTGTCCGCGTTACCGTCAAGGCGAATCGGCAATCGGCATCGGATCAGATCTATCGAGCGCTGCTCGGCGAGGTAAAGGTATTTGGTAGGGAATTGGTTACGAGTCGGTTCTCATCTTCACCACCGTCAACACCCCCGGTCACTCGCTGGCCATAAAATTTTGTGAAGTTGGAGTTGGAGACGAACAGGCAAGTGGTCGCTTAAAATCCAATCCGCTAATTCGGCGGCAGAAACCCGCCCCGGAACCGGCGAGAAGAGCAGGGGGCGTAAGGCCTTCCCGCTTCTCAGGTCAATCAACGCATGTCCCGTAATAAAGGCGACGGCCCACTCATAATCCTGACGTGAGGTGAGGACGAATTTGATCTCGTCATCCACTCTGAGAGCTGCGAGATTCTCATCTCTAAATGAGCTGGACATCCCGGACCCCGGGCACTTGACATCCATGATCACCGTCACTCCGGCAGGAACCATGGAGATGTCGCAACTGCCGTTGGTTTCGAGAAGGACTGTGCGCTGCCCGCCCAGCAAGGACTCCATCAAGGGGATGACGTTATTCTGGAGCAGGGGTTCTCCGCCAGTAATTTCCACCATCGCACCTGGATACTGATCAACAAAGGTGATGATTTCTGACAAACTATAGTCGCGTCCTTCTTCCTCGTAGGAGTAGCGGGCATCGCAGTAGTCGCAACGCAGGTTGCAGCCTGCCAAGCGGATAAAAACGCAAGGCAGGCCGGCATAGGTTGATTCGCCTTGGATGCTGAAAAAAAGTTCCGAGACGGCAAAAACCGGCTCAGTCGGCACGATAGGTAACCCCGGTGCTTTCGGTTTCACCGACCGTGACGCTGTAGAGCCGGTAACGGTCTGAACTCAGATTAGGCGTAAGCTGTTGAAAGATATAGCGGGCCAGGTTTTCCGATGAGGGGTTTTTGTCGAGAAAGGCTGGGTGGTTGTTCAGATCACAGTGATCAAGGTTGTCCATGACGGTATTGACCGCAGTTTTGACCGTGCGGAAATCGATTCCCATTCCCAGTTCATCAAGCTCAGTGGCACGGACTGTCACCTGGACATTCCAGTTGTGTCCGTGAGGTTTTTCGCAGTTGCCGGGGTAGTTTCGCAGATGGTGGCCGGCAGAAAAGTGGGTTTTAATAAAGACATCAAACATGGCGCTCTCCATTGTTTTCGGTTGCATTATTTGCCGCTTCAGCTAGTATAGCGGTTGTTTTTTAGCCCCCTATAGTAATGAAGATTTTGCTGTTTGGCACGAAAGTTTTCGCAGTTAGCCAACGAGGAGAAGATAAATCATGGCTCGAATCGCGCCGTTTCGCGGACTCCGCTATAATAAGAAAAAAATTGCCACGATGGAGGATGTGGTTTCTCCTCCCTATGATGTCATTGACGAGCACTCTCGCCAAGCGCTTTTCAAGAAAAATCCATACAACATGGTTCAGCTCGATCTGGTTAAGAGTGTGGATGCCGGAGCGATGTCTGATGAGCGTTATCAGCAGGCCCGTCAGACTTTTGATCTCTGGCAGCAGGAAAATGTGCTGGCTCGCGATTCTCAGCCAACGTTATATCTGTATCATACCGAGTACTCTGTCCCGTCGGGGAAGCGTTTTACCCGCAAGGGGCTGATTGCCCTTGCCGGCTTAGCGGAATTTGCTGAAGGAGTGGTTAAACCTCACGAGAAGACCTTTCGTGGAGTCACCACCGACCGATTGCGATTGATCGATGCCTGCCAGGCTCAGTTTTCATCAATTTTTTCCCTCTATTCCGATCCGGCCGGGGAGATCATGGCTATCCTTGATGCGGTTTGTCCTGAGGCTCCGCTCTCTTCGGTCAGTGATCATGACGGCTGTCGCCATACTATCTGGGCAATTACTGATGAGACGGCCATTAAAGCCGTGTGCGCTCAATTTGCCAGTAAATCACTCTATATCGCTGATGGTCATCATCGTTATACTACAGCTTTACAGCTGCGGGAGATGATGCGGGAGCGACAGGGAAGTGTTCCGACTGACAGTCCATATAATCATACCATGATGTATCTCTGTGGCATGGAGGATGAAGGCTTGTCCGTGCTGCCGACCCATCGGGTGGTCCGGGTTCCGTATCTGACCACGGTCGACGCCCTGATTGAGAAGATGAGGGGAGGTTTTGAGGTCGAGGAGATTCACGGTGGTTCCCGTGAGTTTCTGGTAAGTGAAGTGCTCGGTCGGATGGATGAAAACATTCAGGATACCATGTTCGGGCTCTATCATCCGGGCGCTGATCGGTGTTTTCTGCTTACCTTGAAGCCTGGTGTTATGGCCCAGACCTGCTCGGGGAAACAGCCCGAGGCCCTGCAGGACCTTGATGTCGTGGTCTTGTCGGAACTGGTGCTTGGTTGTCTGCTGGAACTGCCTTATCAGCGTTGCGAGGACGAGAGTCTGATCCACTATTATCCCGATCCTGATGAGGCGTTGGACGCAGCGGTCAAGGAAACTCTTGATGGACGACAAGGCAGTCCGGTTCTCTTTCTGATGAATTCAACCCTGGTAAGTCAGGTAAAGCGGGTAGCGGACGAAGGCCTGGTTATGCCCCATAAATCAACGTATTTTTATCCTAAGGTCTTGACCGGTCTGGTGATTAATCCTCTCGATCCCGCTGAAAAGATTGGCTGATCCCACCATCGGCTTGCGGTTTCAATCCCCAACCACGAGCAGCCCAGATACTCTTTTCGACGGCAAGCTTATCTGCGCTCAATCCCGGAGCGGCTACCGCTTCTCTATTGATGCTGTACTTCTGGCTCATTTTGTCACGCCCCGCCGACACGACAGGATTCTTGATCTTGGCGCTGGCTGCGGGGTTATCTCCCTCATTCTGGCCAGCCGCTATCCCGACGTAACTCTGACCTGTCTGGAAATCCAGGAATCCCTGGTTCAATTGATCCACTATAATATCCACGAGAATACTCTGGGCGACCGTTTACAGGTCGTGACCGGCGATCTGTGCAGTATTACGGGGTTGGTCCCTGCTGGTGAGCATGACCTGGTGGTGTGTAATCCCCCTTACTATCGAGCGGACACCGGGCGTCAAAATTTGAATCAAGAACAGGCTGTAGCTCGTCATGAGATCAAGGCCCGGTTGGACGATGTTGTTCAAGCCGCCGCTTTTGCTATAAAGACCAAGGGGCGACTGGCGATGATCTATCCAGCTTCGCGGATCACTTCGTTGCTCTCAACATTAAAGCACAACCGCCTTGAACCCAAACGCCTTCGGGTTGTGTACTCATATCCAGGTGTTGATGCCACACTATGCCTGGTTGAGGCGGTAAAATGCGGAGGCGATGAGTTGGTTCTGCTCCCCCCGCTGTATATCTACGATCAACCAGGTGGAGACTATACTCCAGAGGTGGAGGCGTGGTATCATTTGGAGACGAGTAATCCTTCTTCAGTTAACTTGTCTGCCGCGTCCTTGTGATCCAGATCCCGTATGGATTGTCGCCTTTGGATAGGAAAAAGGCTCTGATGAAAATGTCCGTGGTCTCGTAATTCTACGTTGTCAGATGAGTTCCTACCTTTCGCCAACCAAGGGGGCCTCATGTGTGTGCCTGGTGTCATGATCTTCTTGATGTTTACGAAAATCTTTACATGACTTATAATGTCTAACATATGCTTGAGACATTACTATTCGATCATTGTTTACGTCATCTACAGGTTGCTCAGAGATGAAAAGGCTAAAAAAGTTGTAACTATCCACCTTCTGACCCAGAAAGGTGCCGAAGCCCAGAACCGTAACTGTCCAGCAGTGCCACAGATGCAAGGCATCGGCCGGGGATGTGTGCTTTTCGCACATGAGCAGGCCGATAACAACGCAGATGTGGCACTGCTGGACAGTTACCACAATTTTACGAATTTTCGCTACGATTCTCTAAGTCCGACAGGCTCCTAGAGATCTCTGCTTTTTTCACAGGCGTGGATGTGATTTACGTCCTGCAAGAGCTTACATGTTCCCCTGTGCCAGGGTCAACATCTCTCTGACCGCCTGATCCATGCCGACCATAATGGCCCGGGCCATCACCGAATGGCCGATGCTCAACTCATGGATAGCATCCAAGCCAGCGACTCGCCTGACGTTTTGGTAGTTCAGTCCGTGTCCGGCATTGACGGTGAGGCCGAGGGCGTACGCCTCGTCCGCTGCCGTTGCCACCAGCTCGAATTCGTGTTCCCTCATTGCCGCGTTTGTGGCATCGCAGTATCGACCGGTATGGATTTCAACAAATGAAGCGCCAATTTCGGCGGACACTTTGATCTGCCTGGGGTCTGGATCTATGAACAGACTGACCGGGATTCCTGCCTTGTCCATCTGATTGATGATAGCGGCTAACTTCTTTTTTTGGCCAGCAACGTTCAGCCCCCCTTCCGTGGTTAACTCCTGTCTCTTTTCTGGTACCAGAGTAATCATGTCCGGTTTAATGCTCAAGGCGAAAGCGATAATCTCCGGGGTTGCCCCCATCTCCAGATTCAGTTTGGTTTTTACCGTTTCTCGCAGGATTCTGACATCACGGTCTTGAATGTGGCGGCGGTCCTCACGCAGATGGACCACGATGCCGCTGGCCCCGGCCAACTCGCAGATGCCGGCAGCAAGCACAGGATCTGGTTCGCTGATGCCTCGGGCTTGACGCAGGGTGGCCACATGGTCGACATTGATCGCTAGCAGGGGCATGGTCTTTTTCCTCTCGATGTGTTGGAGTTGTTGTTGGAGTTCGTGTTCCCGTGATTCCATCTGAACGGCCTCGG belongs to Desulfobulbaceae bacterium and includes:
- a CDS encoding tRNA1(Val) (adenine(37)-N6)-methyltransferase; translated protein: MLSIPLKRLADPTIGLRFQSPTTSSPDTLFDGKLICAQSRSGYRFSIDAVLLAHFVTPRRHDRILDLGAGCGVISLILASRYPDVTLTCLEIQESLVQLIHYNIHENTLGDRLQVVTGDLCSITGLVPAGEHDLVVCNPPYYRADTGRQNLNQEQAVARHEIKARLDDVVQAAAFAIKTKGRLAMIYPASRITSLLSTLKHNRLEPKRLRVVYSYPGVDATLCLVEAVKCGGDELVLLPPLYIYDQPGGDYTPEVEAWYHLETSNPSSVNLSAASL
- the queD gene encoding 6-carboxytetrahydropterin synthase QueD gives rise to the protein MFDVFIKTHFSAGHHLRNYPGNCEKPHGHNWNVQVTVRATELDELGMGIDFRTVKTAVNTVMDNLDHCDLNNHPAFLDKNPSSENLARYIFQQLTPNLSSDRYRLYSVTVGETESTGVTYRAD
- a CDS encoding radical SAM protein — protein: MPTEPVFAVSELFFSIQGESTYAGLPCVFIRLAGCNLRCDYCDARYSYEEEGRDYSLSEIITFVDQYPGAMVEITGGEPLLQNNVIPLMESLLGGQRTVLLETNGSCDISMVPAGVTVIMDVKCPGSGMSSSFRDENLAALRVDDEIKFVLTSRQDYEWAVAFITGHALIDLRSGKALRPLLFSPVPGRVSAAELADWILSDHLPVRLQLQLHKILWPASDRGC
- a CDS encoding discoidin domain-containing protein; amino-acid sequence: MKRSIFALVRCNPTTMAPWVLGYALLTQPTRMRNTLCSMALGIAVFFSLISSVQARDTLSVDRDMVIQENFLGINAVHHGFSYLPESREMGMTDSLRALELARVKAAGIRIARTMYRPDWAMGDGPWLRPDWNSVKMKALYAWLADMQRIGVDVALNMGWWFPRDVIWNRDQHLATYPADRDSYCQWVSESIHQIVQVRGFTNVKYIFMFTEPSDGYGDTPHAKKVWDYYKDVLLAANRRLVDDGRRHLVKIIGPNTSQAPLWLDETTRELNDVVDIYASHTYNLTTYQAWYEVALQVKSAVAKTGKPFWIDEYGVQDIGLRQSGRYGTLLAEANAAFINAGAQTSMIWLLSDQYYPAPIKYITNGDSFLDGKHSWGLFPWLAESSATRPAWDAFVLMSRLLGESGGKVALTKGLVEMPVVAIERDGGGLRVMVVNGGQGRREFAVSLSRPVVAPLHRYVYSPEGAPRIRIGKAELLEEAGAQSIQDTLDSGEVAIYSTDKVEIDGLGSDQGGAGEESKNLAFRKPVEASSVDPDWPAADLTDGRRLTSWRSSGGKRGHGEHVTVDLGQVYTIRLVEIAPGYDGATSIVNSIGDVSVTLSENGKRWHRVSIKASTEEVGAVMIASFPPRNARFVRVTVKANRQSASDQIYRALLGEVKVFGRELVTSRFSSSPPSTPPVTRWP
- a CDS encoding pyridoxine 5'-phosphate synthase; its protein translation is MPVHIRTEASGRHQIDLKRLHQSAMALMRATGHLNSELSLLLVSDPAMQKLNRHYRQQDKPTNVLSFPMQDGRDVPNGSLLGDIVISIDTAAREAQSMKTPLRQRINWLLVHGLVHLLGYDHERSEAEAVQMESREHELQQQLQHIERKKTMPLLAINVDHVATLRQARGISEPDPVLAAGICELAGASGIVVHLREDRRHIQDRDVRILRETVKTKLNLEMGATPEIIAFALSIKPDMITLVPEKRQELTTEGGLNVAGQKKKLAAIINQMDKAGIPVSLFIDPDPRQIKVSAEIGASFVEIHTGRYCDATNAAMREHEFELVATAADEAYALGLTVNAGHGLNYQNVRRVAGLDAIHELSIGHSVMARAIMVGMDQAVREMLTLAQGNM
- a CDS encoding DUF1015 domain-containing protein; this translates as MARIAPFRGLRYNKKKIATMEDVVSPPYDVIDEHSRQALFKKNPYNMVQLDLVKSVDAGAMSDERYQQARQTFDLWQQENVLARDSQPTLYLYHTEYSVPSGKRFTRKGLIALAGLAEFAEGVVKPHEKTFRGVTTDRLRLIDACQAQFSSIFSLYSDPAGEIMAILDAVCPEAPLSSVSDHDGCRHTIWAITDETAIKAVCAQFASKSLYIADGHHRYTTALQLREMMRERQGSVPTDSPYNHTMMYLCGMEDEGLSVLPTHRVVRVPYLTTVDALIEKMRGGFEVEEIHGGSREFLVSEVLGRMDENIQDTMFGLYHPGADRCFLLTLKPGVMAQTCSGKQPEALQDLDVVVLSELVLGCLLELPYQRCEDESLIHYYPDPDEALDAAVKETLDGRQGSPVLFLMNSTLVSQVKRVADEGLVMPHKSTYFYPKVLTGLVINPLDPAEKIG